From Ruminococcus sp. HUN007, a single genomic window includes:
- a CDS encoding DUF4956 domain-containing protein, with protein MFNSIFLESELALNTFLMATLSAVAAGFIISLIYLITNKKEGYSQSYVWTIIMLPPIVAIVIATIGNNVASSLSLAGAFTLVRFRSAPGDPKQIAYVFYATATGLICGLGYIGYAFIFLAIIAAIITILHKTKFGAPATSSMTLKISIPENLNYVGLFDNVLSKYSTDWRLKRVKTTEFGTLFELIYSIEMNNSANQKAFIDEIRTLNGNLNVTLVLYKYDDKVYA; from the coding sequence ATGTTCAATTCTATATTTCTCGAATCAGAGCTTGCTCTGAACACATTTCTCATGGCTACACTGAGCGCAGTTGCAGCCGGATTCATAATCAGTCTCATCTACCTTATAACAAATAAAAAGGAAGGCTACTCACAGAGCTATGTATGGACCATCATCATGCTCCCTCCTATCGTAGCCATCGTAATTGCAACCATCGGAAACAACGTGGCAAGCTCACTCAGTCTTGCGGGTGCATTCACTCTGGTACGATTCAGAAGTGCCCCTGGTGATCCGAAGCAGATCGCTTACGTATTCTACGCAACAGCAACAGGTCTTATCTGCGGTCTCGGATATATCGGATACGCATTTATCTTCCTTGCTATCATCGCTGCTATCATCACAATTCTTCACAAGACAAAGTTCGGTGCTCCGGCAACAAGCAGCATGACACTCAAGATCTCCATTCCGGAAAACCTCAACTACGTAGGTCTCTTCGACAATGTACTCAGCAAGTACTCAACCGACTGGAGACTCAAGAGAGTAAAGACTACTGAATTCGGTACACTCTTTGAACTCATCTACAGCATTGAAATGAACAACAGTGCCAACCAGAAGGCTTTCATCGATGAGATCAGAACTCTCAACGGAAATCTCAATGTCACACTTGTTCTTTACAAGTATGATGACAAGGTATACGCATAA
- a CDS encoding polyphosphate polymerase domain-containing protein, protein MAISTFKRQEIKFILDENQFHALSSVLGEYMNFDEYCVGGKEYGIYNVYYDTPDNYLIRESLEKPYYKEKIRLRSYASPAKDDDMVFLEIKKKIGGIVTKRRISLTLGQANAFLLEGKLPELTTTGSKAYIQHQVLNELVVFLKNYPVEPKQYISYQRSAYFGKDDSSFRLTFDRAITQRRFDVSLDKPNYGVQLLAPGQYLMEIKIGASMPMWLSEKLAELGIYKTSFSKYGRAFKAFVTETH, encoded by the coding sequence ATGGCAATCAGTACTTTCAAGAGGCAGGAGATCAAATTCATTCTGGACGAAAATCAGTTTCATGCTCTCAGCTCCGTTTTAGGTGAGTACATGAACTTCGATGAATACTGCGTAGGAGGTAAAGAATACGGCATCTACAATGTATATTATGATACACCGGACAACTACCTTATACGTGAATCTCTTGAAAAGCCATACTACAAGGAAAAGATCAGACTCCGCAGCTACGCATCACCCGCAAAGGATGACGATATGGTATTCCTTGAGATCAAGAAGAAGATCGGCGGAATCGTAACCAAGAGAAGGATATCACTCACGCTCGGACAGGCAAATGCATTCCTTCTTGAAGGAAAACTTCCGGAATTAACTACAACAGGCTCAAAAGCTTACATTCAGCATCAGGTGCTCAACGAACTCGTTGTATTCCTGAAGAACTATCCGGTTGAGCCTAAACAGTATATCAGCTACCAGAGATCAGCTTACTTCGGAAAAGACGACAGCAGTTTCCGTCTTACTTTCGACCGTGCAATCACTCAGAGAAGATTCGACGTAAGCCTCGACAAGCCGAACTACGGTGTTCAGCTTCTTGCTCCGGGTCAGTATCTCATGGAGATCAAGATCGGTGCTTCAATGCCAATGTGGCTTTCTGAAAAACTCGCAGAGCTCGGAATCTACAAAACAAGTTTCTCAAAATACGGACGTGCTTTCAAAGCATTTGTAACAGAAACTCACTAA
- a CDS encoding carbohydrate-binding domain-containing protein, with the protein MNRQKNTRTILSGILSLVIAGSYTGAAFYGTEANASEEAKTEAVSGDVNGDESVNSSDLLAMTKYLLGNDVKIVKENADLNSDGKVNIIDAVLLTGKLRGDGTDPAPEPGAEPSADPAGETKTITLKGASAAAEGSGVKVEGSIITISEPGTYAISGKLDDGQIIVDVDKTAYPEGVVELSLEGAEITSKTTSPVYVASVADECVIKLKKGTENVISDSKEYTNADGSSGAIYSKDDLKIKGKGSLTVNGNCTDGIVGKDSVKIFNGTVTVNAVDDGIRGKDSVKIGDSDDTEFTDLVVTVNSTGGDGIRATNGSEEGKGKVIINGGTVNVTSYADGIQAEQTFTMNGGDLTVKTYEGSTYTASGSQTGGNTNPWGGRGGMGMDGNANKTDISAKGIKAVGIYDEAGTAWQSGGDIIISGGTVTVDSSDDALHCGGSMTLTGGVFTIATADDAFHSDHELTIGTKDSGKYDDVQIFVSKCYEGVEGVTINQNSGTVYVVSGDDGYNAAGGNDGSGNTAQGPWGGGGFGSGSTGTLNVNGGLVVVNSASGDHDALDSNGNINLNGGFVYVNGQEPLDCGDGGSYSIKYNGASVITMTAGNTNLKTVYSFKDASGNVIASFYGASGNPGQNCTNSTAWTGGTVSGGTAVCGGNVTLGGTASGGTQITAAASSGGMQPGGPGGQGGRPGRNW; encoded by the coding sequence ATGAACAGACAGAAGAATACAAGAACAATTTTAAGCGGTATACTTTCACTTGTTATTGCAGGATCCTACACAGGTGCCGCATTTTACGGAACAGAAGCAAACGCATCCGAAGAGGCGAAGACAGAAGCGGTATCAGGTGATGTGAACGGCGACGAGAGCGTAAACTCATCCGATCTTCTGGCAATGACAAAATACCTTTTAGGCAATGACGTTAAGATCGTTAAGGAAAACGCTGACTTAAACAGTGACGGAAAAGTAAATATCATCGATGCTGTACTTTTAACAGGAAAGCTCAGGGGCGACGGAACAGATCCGGCGCCAGAACCAGGTGCTGAACCTTCTGCAGATCCGGCCGGAGAAACAAAGACCATAACACTTAAAGGTGCTTCAGCTGCTGCAGAAGGAAGCGGAGTTAAGGTCGAAGGAAGTATAATTACAATAAGTGAGCCTGGTACATATGCAATAAGCGGTAAACTTGATGACGGTCAGATCATCGTTGACGTTGACAAGACAGCATATCCGGAAGGCGTTGTTGAACTTTCACTTGAAGGCGCAGAGATCACATCGAAGACTACATCACCTGTTTATGTGGCATCGGTTGCTGATGAGTGTGTGATAAAGCTTAAGAAGGGTACCGAAAACGTAATTTCGGACAGTAAGGAATATACCAATGCCGACGGATCAAGCGGTGCCATCTATTCAAAGGATGACCTTAAGATCAAGGGAAAGGGCAGCCTTACAGTAAACGGTAACTGCACAGACGGTATCGTAGGCAAAGATTCAGTGAAGATCTTCAACGGTACGGTTACAGTAAATGCAGTGGATGACGGTATCAGGGGCAAGGACAGCGTTAAGATCGGTGACTCCGATGATACTGAATTCACAGATCTTGTCGTTACTGTAAACAGCACGGGGGGTGACGGAATCAGAGCTACAAACGGTTCTGAAGAAGGCAAAGGCAAGGTCATCATCAACGGCGGTACAGTAAATGTAACTTCATATGCTGACGGAATACAGGCTGAGCAGACTTTCACCATGAACGGCGGTGACCTTACAGTTAAGACATATGAAGGCAGCACATACACTGCTTCCGGATCGCAGACAGGCGGAAACACTAATCCGTGGGGCGGCAGAGGCGGCATGGGAATGGACGGCAATGCCAACAAGACAGACATTTCTGCAAAGGGTATCAAGGCAGTCGGTATATATGACGAAGCAGGCACTGCATGGCAGTCGGGCGGCGACATCATCATAAGCGGAGGTACTGTTACTGTGGATTCTTCCGACGATGCTCTCCACTGCGGCGGCAGCATGACTCTCACAGGCGGCGTCTTCACGATAGCAACTGCTGATGACGCGTTCCATTCGGATCATGAACTTACCATCGGAACAAAGGATTCAGGTAAGTATGACGATGTGCAGATCTTTGTTTCAAAGTGCTACGAGGGTGTTGAAGGCGTAACTATCAACCAGAACTCAGGTACAGTTTACGTGGTTTCCGGCGATGACGGCTACAATGCCGCAGGCGGAAACGACGGTTCCGGAAACACTGCTCAGGGTCCGTGGGGCGGTGGAGGATTCGGCAGCGGATCTACCGGTACGCTTAATGTAAACGGCGGTCTTGTTGTCGTAAATTCCGCAAGCGGAGACCATGACGCACTTGACTCGAACGGAAACATAAATCTTAACGGCGGATTTGTATATGTAAACGGTCAGGAGCCTCTTGACTGCGGCGACGGCGGCAGCTACTCCATTAAGTACAACGGCGCAAGCGTTATCACGATGACTGCCGGCAATACAAACCTGAAGACAGTTTACTCATTCAAGGATGCTTCCGGCAACGTGATCGCATCATTCTACGGTGCTTCAGGAAATCCGGGACAGAACTGTACAAACTCAACTGCATGGACAGGCGGTACAGTATCCGGCGGAACAGCTGTCTGCGGCGGTAATGTAACTCTCGGCGGAACAGCAAGCGGCGGCACACAGATCACAGCAGCTGCATCATCCGGCGGCATGCAGCCTGGCGGTCCGGGAGGACAGGGCGGCCGTCCGGGAAGAAACTGGTGA